Proteins co-encoded in one Chitinivibrionales bacterium genomic window:
- a CDS encoding gamma carbonic anhydrase family protein: protein MLKNIPDPKINSDTWIAPNAVVMGNVAIARGASVWYGCIIRGDEPGEAISIGEDTNIQDGSIVHIDKNTSCRIGARVTVGHRAIIHAATVADDCLIGMGAMVLTGASVGSGSIVAAGAVVTEGMQVPENSLVAGVPAKVKRTTTDDDRKRIEESWKAYIWMTGLHRDKQQR, encoded by the coding sequence ATGCTGAAAAATATTCCCGATCCCAAAATCAACTCCGATACCTGGATTGCGCCCAATGCCGTAGTAATGGGTAATGTTGCGATTGCCCGGGGAGCGAGTGTCTGGTACGGATGCATTATCAGGGGTGATGAACCCGGAGAGGCGATCAGTATCGGTGAAGATACCAATATCCAGGATGGCTCGATCGTGCACATTGACAAGAACACATCATGCCGGATCGGGGCACGGGTAACCGTGGGTCACCGGGCGATAATTCATGCCGCCACGGTCGCCGATGACTGCCTGATCGGCATGGGAGCAATGGTTTTGACCGGGGCATCGGTCGGAAGCGGTTCGATTGTTGCTGCAGGTGCAGTAGTAACCGAAGGAATGCAGGTGCCGGAGAATTCACTGGTAGCCGGCGTACCGGCAAAAGTAAAGCGAACGACTACCGATGACGACCGCAAACGAATCGAAGAGTCCTGGAAAGCGTATATATGGATGACCGGGCTTCACCGGGATAAGCAGCAGAGATAG